One Motilibacter aurantiacus genomic window, CCCGGGGTGTCTCACCTCAGCCTGACGCACAGGGCTGACCTCGCTCGAGTGCCTGGGAGCCGGGCATCTCGATGCTGGAGTAGTGGACGAAGCAGCCACCCGTTACGTCAGGTGAGTCAATCACTCCCCAGCCTTCTTCACCGTTGAACTCCCTCACGGACCCGACGCTGTCCATCCGCAGATGGTGCCAAATCGCCGACTC contains:
- a CDS encoding cold shock domain-containing protein; the encoded protein is MILILIHGHCLPPSMRGHAADGVRPASVRAAGRVRSKEESAIWHHLRMDSVGSVREFNGEEGWGVIDSPDVTGGCFVHYSSIEMPGSQALERGQPCASG